One Hevea brasiliensis isolate MT/VB/25A 57/8 chromosome 5, ASM3005281v1, whole genome shotgun sequence genomic region harbors:
- the LOC110667222 gene encoding protein HEAT STRESS TOLERANT DWD 1 — protein MVRSVKNPKKAKRKNKGSKKGDGSSSSSSIPSMPTTVWQPGVDKLEEGEELECDPSAYNSLHGFHIGWPCLSFDIVRDSLGLLRTEFPHTVYLVAGTQAEKASYNSIGIFKVSNISGKRRELVPTQKTSGDTDMDTDSSDSDEDGEDEENGGSLTPALQLHKVAQEGCVNRIRAMTQNPHICASWSDTGHVQIWDFNAHLNALAQSEAEVNQGGSSVFNQAPLFKFGGHKDEGYAIDWSPRVTGRLVSGDCKNCIHLWEPTSGATWNVGSASFIGHSASVEDLQWSPTEDEVFASCSVDGSIAIWDIRLGKSPAISFKAHNADVNVISWNRLASVMLASGSDDGTFSIRDLRLLSQNQEEDKSVVAHFQYYKQPVTSIEWSPHEASVLAVSSSDNQLTIWDLSLEKDEEEEAEFRAKTNEQVNAPADIPPQLLFVHQGQKDLKELHWHGQIPGMLVSTAADGFNILMPSNIQSTLPS, from the exons ATGGTTCGCAGCGTCAAAAACCCTAAAAAGGCCAAGAGAAAAAACAAG GGCTCAAAGAAAGGAGATGGATCATCTTCTTCGTCTTCTATACCGTCAATGCCCACAACGGTGTGGCAACCAGGGGTGGACAAGCTGGAGGAAGGCGAGGAGCTCGAGTGTGACCCCTCTGCCTACAATTCTCTTCATGGCTTTCACATTGGCTGGCCTTGCTTGAG TTTTGATATAGTACGTGATTCCTTGGGTTTGCTTCGTACGGAATTTCCCCACACAGTATATTTGGTTGCAGGGACTCAG GCAGAAAAAGCTTCTTATAACTCTATTGGAATATTCAAAGTATCTAATATTTCTGGTAAAAGGCGTGAATTGGTGCCCACCCAAAAAACATCCGGTGACACTGACATGGATACTGATAGTAgtgatagtgatgaagatggtgaAGATGAGGAGAATGGTGGATCTTTGACACCAGCTTTGCAG TTACACAAGGTAGCTCAGGAAGGATGTGTCAATCGTATACGTGCAATGACACAAAATCCCCATATATGTGCATCTTGGTCGGATACTGGTCATGTTCAG ATATGGGATTTTAATGCTCATCTGAATGCTTTAGCACAATCAGAAGCAGAAGTTAACCAGGGAGGCTCTTCAGTTTTTAATCAGGCTCCTTTATTTAAGTTTGGAGGGCATAAAGATGAAGGTTATGCAATAGATTGGAGTCCTCGTGTTACTGGAAGGCTGGTATCTG GTGACTGCAAGAATTGTATTCACTTATGGGAGCCTACATCTGGTGCAACATGGAATGTTGGTAGTGCCTCATTTATTGGACATTCTGCAAGTGTGGAGGATCTACAA TGGAGCCCTACGGAAGATGAGGTATTTGCTTCTTGTTCTGTTGATGGAAGTATTGCAATATGGGATATCCGCTTGGGGAAGTCACCAGCAATTTCTTTCAAGGCACATAATGCGGATGTGAATGTTATTTCATGGAACAG GTTGGCTAGCGTTATGCTGGCATCTGGAAGTGATGATGGGACATTTTCTATTCGTGATCTTAGATTGTTATCACAAAATCAG GAAGAAGATAAATCAGTCGTTGCACATTTTCAATACTATAAGCAACCTGTAACATCCATTGAGTGGAGTCCACATGAAGCCTCTGTTCTAGCAGTTTCATCATCTGACAATCAGTTGAC AATATGGGACCTTTCTTTAGAGAAGGATGAGGAAGAGGAAGCAGAATTTAGAGCTAAAACAAATGAGCAGGTGAATGCTCCAGCAGATATACCCCCTCAGCTTTTGTTTGTTCATCAG GGACAAAAAGATTTGAAAGAGCTTCATTGGCATGGCCAGATTCCTGGTATGCTCGTGTCCACTGCAGCGGATGGTTTCAACATCTTGATGCCTTCAAACATTCAGAGTACTCTTCCCTCTTAA